In Deltaproteobacteria bacterium, the following proteins share a genomic window:
- a CDS encoding ABC transporter permease, translating into MTSLISRAGFRHLSKHPLQLFLALLGIALGVAVVISVDLASESAYRSFNQSVEEVSGKATHRIIGGSNGINEGLYTRLRVEEGITSIAPLIEAYGKAGKETLRLLGVDLFAESDFRSHLGRGATFDLKKFLTQSGTVLISPGTAERIAVKVGDSFPFRVGAKKRDLEIIGFIPGGTHPEAATEDLLIADISTAQELTGMEGKLAFIDMIIAPGKEGDVLLHKMTKALPESVKIVNAASRSRAMDDMTKAFRTNLKAMSFLALLVGAFLIYNTMTFSILQRRQLIGSLRILGVTKEALFKMVMTEAFIIALAGTVLGIVLGLFLGTALVKLVTRTINDLYFVLTIDDFIVSPLSLIKGAFVGIAASLLAAFVPAWEAAGISPVAAVKRSLVEGKAEAAAPGIALAGIFLILLAFGLLHMGGRSLSAGFAALFMIILGMIFFAPFLTAKGVRLLNLFPASLSRLHTRLAIRGIGAALSRTGIAIAVLMLALSTTVGVGVMIDSFRHSVKIWLESIVQADIYIRSPSFKSKNIVSALNPAFIEKLQHIKGIEGTSSSQWITLHSEEGMKEMHVTDIWEKDSPPFLIKEGEPDVWEQFFDNKAVVISEPFANVYGAKVGDKIELPTDYGPLPFSVAGIFYDYGSGPAAVLINRQLYNRHFKDRSVRSVGLYLEEEAKADNIMNEVRALVSSGEIIEMRKNGEIRERSLAIFDRTFTITGVLRLLAVIIAFIGVLSTMMALQMERAREMAILRATGFVPRQVAGIIISQTGFMGLMAGALAIPSGLVMAHMLIHVINERSFGWTMKTVISTPILFEAILLALTAALLAGIYPAWRISRALPVEAMREE; encoded by the coding sequence GTGACTTCCCTTATAAGCCGCGCCGGTTTTCGTCATCTTTCGAAACATCCTTTACAGCTTTTTCTCGCTCTTTTAGGTATTGCCCTCGGCGTAGCCGTCGTTATCTCCGTCGATCTGGCGAGCGAAAGCGCTTACCGTTCATTTAATCAATCGGTTGAAGAGGTTTCGGGAAAAGCAACACACCGGATTATCGGCGGCAGCAATGGTATTAATGAAGGGCTCTACACCAGGCTAAGGGTCGAGGAAGGAATCACTTCCATTGCGCCTCTTATTGAAGCCTACGGTAAGGCAGGGAAGGAAACCCTGCGTCTTCTCGGTGTCGATCTCTTTGCCGAAAGTGATTTTCGCTCCCACCTTGGCAGGGGAGCAACCTTTGATCTGAAAAAGTTCCTTACCCAATCAGGCACAGTTCTTATTTCCCCCGGGACAGCTGAAAGAATAGCTGTTAAAGTGGGGGATTCTTTTCCCTTCAGGGTTGGCGCAAAAAAGCGTGACCTGGAGATAATCGGTTTTATTCCCGGGGGGACTCACCCGGAAGCAGCAACAGAGGATCTTCTCATTGCCGATATATCGACGGCCCAGGAATTGACAGGGATGGAAGGAAAACTTGCCTTCATTGACATGATAATCGCTCCCGGAAAGGAGGGAGACGTACTTCTTCATAAGATGACAAAAGCTTTGCCGGAGAGTGTAAAAATCGTAAACGCAGCTTCGAGAAGCCGGGCCATGGATGATATGACCAAGGCTTTCAGGACAAATCTTAAGGCCATGAGTTTTCTTGCTCTCCTCGTTGGCGCCTTTCTTATCTACAATACGATGACTTTCTCCATTCTGCAAAGGAGACAACTTATCGGCTCTTTGAGAATCCTGGGGGTGACGAAAGAAGCCCTATTTAAAATGGTCATGACGGAAGCTTTTATCATTGCCCTTGCAGGAACGGTTTTGGGTATTGTGTTAGGCCTTTTTCTGGGTACGGCGCTGGTCAAACTGGTGACGAGAACGATTAATGATCTTTACTTTGTTCTTACAATAGACGATTTCATTGTCAGTCCTCTTTCTCTTATAAAGGGAGCTTTTGTCGGTATTGCAGCATCCCTTCTCGCCGCTTTTGTTCCTGCATGGGAAGCGGCCGGAATTTCTCCTGTGGCGGCTGTTAAACGTTCCCTTGTTGAAGGCAAAGCCGAGGCAGCCGCCCCAGGAATTGCCCTTGCGGGGATTTTTCTCATCCTTTTGGCTTTTGGTCTTCTCCATATGGGAGGAAGGAGCCTTTCGGCAGGCTTTGCAGCCCTTTTTATGATTATTCTCGGCATGATCTTTTTTGCCCCTTTTCTGACGGCAAAGGGTGTTCGATTGTTGAACCTTTTTCCCGCTTCCCTTTCCCGCCTCCACACAAGGCTTGCTATCAGGGGGATCGGCGCAGCGCTCAGCCGGACAGGGATCGCCATTGCTGTTCTCATGCTGGCCCTTTCCACTACCGTCGGCGTGGGTGTCATGATCGATTCATTCCGTCATTCCGTCAAAATCTGGCTCGAGTCTATCGTCCAGGCCGATATCTATATTCGCTCCCCCAGTTTTAAATCGAAAAATATCGTATCCGCTTTAAATCCCGCCTTCATTGAAAAATTGCAGCATATAAAAGGCATTGAGGGAACAAGCTCGTCACAATGGATTACGCTTCATTCAGAAGAAGGCATGAAGGAAATGCATGTAACGGACATATGGGAGAAAGACTCGCCTCCCTTTCTCATTAAAGAGGGAGAGCCTGATGTGTGGGAGCAGTTTTTTGATAATAAGGCCGTCGTTATCTCTGAACCTTTTGCCAATGTGTACGGCGCAAAAGTTGGTGATAAAATTGAGCTTCCTACCGATTACGGTCCTCTGCCCTTTTCTGTGGCAGGTATCTTCTATGATTATGGTTCAGGGCCGGCTGCAGTGCTGATTAATCGACAACTCTACAACCGGCATTTTAAAGACCGATCCGTCAGATCGGTAGGGCTCTACCTGGAAGAAGAGGCAAAGGCAGATAACATTATGAATGAAGTGAGGGCCCTTGTTTCTTCCGGCGAGATTATCGAAATGCGCAAAAACGGGGAAATCCGGGAGCGCTCCCTTGCCATTTTCGACCGTACTTTTACCATAACAGGTGTTTTACGCCTTCTTGCCGTCATCATTGCCTTTATCGGTGTCTTAAGCACCATGATGGCTCTTCAGATGGAGCGGGCAAGGGAGATGGCCATACTGCGGGCAACGGGCTTTGTCCCGCGTCAGGTGGCGGGGATCATTATTAGCCAGACGGGATTTATGGGATTAATGGCGGGGGCGCTGGCAATCCCTTCGGGGCTTGTTATGGCCCATATGCTTATTCATGTTATCAATGAACGCTCCTTCGGCTGGACTATGAAAACGGTCATTTCAACACCCATTCTCTTTGAGGCTATTTTGCTGGCCTTAACGGCTGCTTTGCTGGCCGGCATCTATCCGGCATGGCGGATTTCAAGGGCATTGCCTGTTGAGGCGATGCGGGAGGAGTGA